A genomic window from Acinetobacter lwoffii includes:
- a CDS encoding acyl-CoA dehydrogenase family protein translates to MFELSARAQDYLNRTKKFIADEIEPVEADFWQQVHELNQGSDWTKWQWPAELESLKAKAKAVGLWNMFLPCPELGQGLSVQEYAHIAELSGRSLIAPVVFNCNAPDSGNMEVLWRYGSEEQKQQWLMPLLEGKIRSVFCMTEPAVASSDATNMQATAMVEGDEIVLNGRKWWSSGLGDPNAKIIIFMAHTPDETKDRHHQHSMVLVPVDTAGVKIERMLPVFGDYDAPHGHGEVSFENVRVPVANFIGGAGQGFEIAQGRLGPGRIHHCMRCIGAAEKSLELMIDRGMSRTAFGKEILKLGGNLERVAEARVAIDQARLLTLYAAYKMDTLGNMAALTEISAIKVVAPSVLEKVVDMAIQIHGGAGVSRDTPLTGFFAQARALRLADGPDEVHKGMIAKLELAKRGYSTRHKK, encoded by the coding sequence GCTGATGAAATTGAACCAGTTGAAGCTGATTTCTGGCAGCAGGTTCACGAGTTGAATCAAGGCAGTGACTGGACCAAATGGCAATGGCCAGCAGAACTGGAAAGCTTAAAAGCCAAAGCCAAGGCAGTTGGCCTTTGGAATATGTTTCTCCCTTGTCCTGAGCTTGGCCAGGGTTTATCAGTTCAGGAATATGCGCATATTGCCGAACTTTCCGGTCGTAGCCTGATTGCACCAGTGGTATTTAACTGTAATGCGCCAGATAGCGGCAATATGGAAGTATTGTGGCGTTATGGTTCTGAAGAACAGAAACAGCAATGGCTGATGCCACTTTTAGAAGGAAAAATCCGTTCGGTCTTTTGTATGACTGAACCTGCAGTCGCATCCAGTGATGCGACCAATATGCAGGCAACGGCGATGGTGGAAGGTGATGAGATTGTTCTCAATGGCCGTAAATGGTGGTCATCAGGTCTAGGCGATCCAAATGCCAAAATCATTATTTTTATGGCGCATACTCCAGATGAAACAAAAGACCGTCATCATCAGCATTCGATGGTTTTAGTTCCTGTGGATACTGCCGGCGTTAAAATCGAACGCATGCTACCTGTATTTGGTGACTACGATGCACCACATGGCCATGGTGAAGTTAGCTTTGAAAATGTCCGCGTTCCGGTAGCGAATTTTATTGGTGGCGCCGGTCAGGGCTTTGAAATTGCCCAAGGTCGTTTAGGACCAGGCCGTATTCATCATTGCATGCGCTGTATCGGGGCTGCGGAAAAATCCTTAGAGTTGATGATTGACCGAGGCATGAGCCGGACAGCATTTGGCAAAGAGATTTTAAAACTTGGCGGCAATCTGGAACGTGTCGCGGAAGCCCGGGTTGCAATTGATCAGGCACGCCTTTTGACCTTGTATGCCGCCTATAAAATGGATACTTTAGGGAATATGGCGGCACTGACTGAAATTTCTGCAATTAAAGTCGTTGCGCCAAGTGTGCTGGAAAAAGTTGTCGATATGGCAATCCAGATCCACGGCGGTGCCGGTGTCTCTCGTGATACGCCACTGACCGGATTCTTTGCCCAGGCACGTGCCTTACGTTTGGCTGATGGCCCGGATGAAGTGCATAAGGGCATGATTGCCAAACTGGAACTGGCAAAACGTGGCTACAGTACACGCCACAAAAAATAA